A portion of the Salvelinus alpinus chromosome 33, SLU_Salpinus.1, whole genome shotgun sequence genome contains these proteins:
- the LOC139563242 gene encoding anoctamin-5-like isoform X1 has protein sequence MRRITGMAKEETLIEMKSAMDSQIGEDGPVMLTAFRMILLTEECNGHSRNNSIEDGGTQLPGHTETDRLQQNKDTVFFRDGVRRIDFILSYLDDKDGEKKQERRREFEANLKKAGLELEAEDKSDSDDLKTYFLKIHAPWEVLATYADVLKIKVPFKESDIPHGQDVPLEWLSRPFRLPEKVMRPQPDYFTSPFDKDKIDFFLIKNQDTFFPPSTRNRIVYYILSRCPYNKEDRKETDKKGIKRLLNNGTYTSAFPLHDCRYWERNTNEQCESERYHLYKNWARFLCFYKEQPLNLIRKYYGEKIGIYFAWLGFYTEMLFFAAVMGVICFIYGVLSYDDNLTSKEICDPSIGGSVVMCPLCDKKCSYWKLNSTCLSSWQSHLFDNEGTVFFAMFMGIWVTLFLEFWKRRQAQLEYEWDLVDFEEEQQQLQIRPEFETKCTDQKLNRITQEMEPYLPLPKKCGRFCLSGVTVLFWMLLIVACITGVIVYRLAVYAAFASIMKDSPTKKIHLVGSLITPQLATSVTASFINFVIIMILNFFYERVAIWITDMEIPKTHLEYENKLTMKMFLFQFVNYYSSCFYVAFFKGKFVGYPGNYTYMFGKYSRLRNEECDPGGCLIELTTQLVIVMTGKQVCGNIQEALLPLLRNWWCSRKARKDQYSRWEQDHDLQNFSQLGLFYEYLEMVIQFGFITLFVASFPLAPLLALCNNILEVRVDAWKFTTQFRRPVAAKAHNIGAWQEILNVVAILSVVTNAFIMAFTSDMIPRLVYLYAYHPGSEATMSGYINNSLSVYDISQIPLLSTPEEGAIPAWFNSSFITTCRYRDYRYPPGHQRQYSHTMQFWHILAAKLAFIIIMEHVVFVVKFFVAWLIPDVPSEVKARIKRERYLIQEYLHNYEVEKLKIQLSQSFITATNMHDVLS, from the exons AAGATGGCCCTGTTATGCTGACAGCATTCAGGATGATCCTATTAACAG AGGAATGTAATGGCCACAGTCGTAATAACTCTATAGAGGACGGAGGAACACAGCTACCTGGACACACAGAG ACTGACAGACTACAGCAGAACAAAGACACCGTGTTCTTCAGGGACGGGGTTCGCAGGATTGACTTCATACTGTCCTACCTAGATGACAAGGATGGAGAGAAGAAGCAG gagaggaggagggagtttGAGGCCAACCTTAAGAAGGCTGGACTGGAGCTTGAGGCTGAGGACAAATCG GACTCAGATGATCTGAAAACGTACTTCCTGAAGATCCACGCCCCGTGGGAGGTGTTGGCCACCTATGCTGACGTGCTGAAGATCAAGGTTCCCTTTAAGGAAAGCGACATCCCCCACGGACAGGACGTTCCACTGGAGTGGCTCTCCCGACCGTTCCGCCTGCCAGAGAAGGTGATGCGCCCACAGCCTGACTACTTCACCTCTCCATTTGATAAGGACAAGATAGACTTCTTCCTCATCAAAAACCAAGACACCTTCTTCCCCCCCTCTACACGCAACAGAATA GTGTACTACATCCTGTCTCGCTGTCCGTACAATAAAGAGGACCGCAAGGAGACAGACAAGAAAGGTATCAAACGGTTGCTGAACAACGGGACCTACACCTCAGCCTTCCCACTTCATGAT TGTCGATACTGGGAGAGGAACACAAATGAGCAGTGTGAGAGCGAACGCTACCACCTCTATAAGAATTGGGCTAGGTTCCTCTGTTTCTACAAGGAGCAGCCCCTCAACCTCATCAG GAAGTATTATGGGGAGAAGATTGGGATCTACTTTGCCTGGCTGGGCTTCTACACAGAGATGTTGTTCTTTGCTGCGGTCATGGGGGTCATATGTTTTATCTATGGTGTGCTAAGCTACGATGATAATTTAACAAG TAAGGAGATCTGTGACCCCAGCATTGGAGGGAGTGTTGTAATGTGTCCACTGTGTGATAAGAAGTGTAGTTACTGGAAGCTCAACTCCACGTGTCTCTCATCCTGG CAATCCCATCTGTTTGATAACGAGGGGACAGTGTTCTTTGCCATGTTTATGGGGATCTGGG TGACTCTGTTCCTGGAGTTCTGGAAGCGGCGCCAGGCCCAGTTGGAGTATGAATGGGACCTGGTGGATTTCGaggaggagcagcagcagctccagATCCGCCCGGAGTTTGAGACCAAGTGCACTGACCAGAAACTCAACCGGATCACCCAG GAAATGGAGCCATACCTACCCCTCCCCAAAAAGTGTGGTCGCTTTTGCCTCTCCGgtgttactgttctgttctgg ATGCTTCTGATTGTGGCCTGTATCACTGGGGTGATAGTCTACAGGCTGGCTGTGTATGCAGCCTTCGCCAGCATCATGAAGGACAGCCCCACTAAGAAGATCCATCTGGTGGGCTCTCTCATCACCCCGCAGCTCGCTACCTCTGTCACCGCCTCCTTTATCAACTTTGTCATCATTATGATCCTTAACTTCTTCTATGAGCGAGTGGCCATCTGGATCACTGATATGG AAATTCCCAAGACACATCTGGAGTATGAAAACAAGTTGACAATGAAGATGTTCCTCTTCCAGTTTGTCAATTACTATTCTTCATGTTTCTACGTGGCCTTCTTCAAGGGCAAGTTTGTGGGTTACCCAGGCAACTACACGTACATGTTTGGCAAATACAGCAGGCTGAGGAACGAGGAG TGTGACCCAGGAGGCTGTCTGATTGAGCTGACCACCCAGCTGGTGATCGTCATGACAGGGAAGCAGGTGTGTGGGAACATCCAGGAGGCCCTACTGCC GCTGCTGAGGAACTGGTGGTGCAGCAGGAAGGCCCGGAAAGACCAGTACAGCCGCTGGGAGCAGGACCACGACCTGCAGAACTTCAGCCAGCTGGGCCTGTTCTATGAGTACCTGGAGATGG taatCCAGTTTGGCTTCATCACTCTGTTTGTGGCCTCTTTCCCCCTGGCCCCCCTGCTGGCCCTCTGTAACAACATCCTGGAGGTCAGAGTGGACGCCTGGAAGTTCACCACCCAGTTCCGCCGGCCTGTGGCGGCCAAGGCCCACAACATCGGAGCATGGCAGGAGATCCTCAATGTGGTAGCCATCTTGTCCGTTGTCACCAAT GCATTCATCATGGCCTTTACTTCAGACATGATCCCCCGCCTGGTCTATCTGTATGCCTACCACCCTGGCTCTGAAGCCACCATGAGTGGCTACATCAACAACAGCCTGTCAGTGTATGACATCTCCCAGATCCCTCTCCTCAGTACGCCCGAGGAGGGGGCGATTCCTGCCTGGTTCAACAGCTCCTTCATCACCACCTGCAG GTACCGTGACTACCGCTACCCTCCAGGCCACCAGAGGCAGTACTCCCACACTATGCAATTCTGGCACATCCTGGCAGCCAAACTGGCCTTCATCATTATCATGGAG CACGTGGTGTTTGTGGTGAAGTTCTTTGTGGCCTGGCTGATCCCGGATGTGCCATCCGAGGTGAAGGCTCGGATCAAACGGGAACGTTACCTCATCCAGGAATACCTGCACAACTACGAGGTTGAGAAGCTCAAGATCCAGCTGAGTCAGAGTTTTATCACTGCCACCAACATGCATGACGTGTTATCTTAG
- the LOC139563242 gene encoding anoctamin-5-like isoform X2, producing MRRITGMAKEETLIEMKSAMDSQIGEECNGHSRNNSIEDGGTQLPGHTETDRLQQNKDTVFFRDGVRRIDFILSYLDDKDGEKKQERRREFEANLKKAGLELEAEDKSDSDDLKTYFLKIHAPWEVLATYADVLKIKVPFKESDIPHGQDVPLEWLSRPFRLPEKVMRPQPDYFTSPFDKDKIDFFLIKNQDTFFPPSTRNRIVYYILSRCPYNKEDRKETDKKGIKRLLNNGTYTSAFPLHDCRYWERNTNEQCESERYHLYKNWARFLCFYKEQPLNLIRKYYGEKIGIYFAWLGFYTEMLFFAAVMGVICFIYGVLSYDDNLTSKEICDPSIGGSVVMCPLCDKKCSYWKLNSTCLSSWQSHLFDNEGTVFFAMFMGIWVTLFLEFWKRRQAQLEYEWDLVDFEEEQQQLQIRPEFETKCTDQKLNRITQEMEPYLPLPKKCGRFCLSGVTVLFWMLLIVACITGVIVYRLAVYAAFASIMKDSPTKKIHLVGSLITPQLATSVTASFINFVIIMILNFFYERVAIWITDMEIPKTHLEYENKLTMKMFLFQFVNYYSSCFYVAFFKGKFVGYPGNYTYMFGKYSRLRNEECDPGGCLIELTTQLVIVMTGKQVCGNIQEALLPLLRNWWCSRKARKDQYSRWEQDHDLQNFSQLGLFYEYLEMVIQFGFITLFVASFPLAPLLALCNNILEVRVDAWKFTTQFRRPVAAKAHNIGAWQEILNVVAILSVVTNAFIMAFTSDMIPRLVYLYAYHPGSEATMSGYINNSLSVYDISQIPLLSTPEEGAIPAWFNSSFITTCRYRDYRYPPGHQRQYSHTMQFWHILAAKLAFIIIMEHVVFVVKFFVAWLIPDVPSEVKARIKRERYLIQEYLHNYEVEKLKIQLSQSFITATNMHDVLS from the exons AGGAATGTAATGGCCACAGTCGTAATAACTCTATAGAGGACGGAGGAACACAGCTACCTGGACACACAGAG ACTGACAGACTACAGCAGAACAAAGACACCGTGTTCTTCAGGGACGGGGTTCGCAGGATTGACTTCATACTGTCCTACCTAGATGACAAGGATGGAGAGAAGAAGCAG gagaggaggagggagtttGAGGCCAACCTTAAGAAGGCTGGACTGGAGCTTGAGGCTGAGGACAAATCG GACTCAGATGATCTGAAAACGTACTTCCTGAAGATCCACGCCCCGTGGGAGGTGTTGGCCACCTATGCTGACGTGCTGAAGATCAAGGTTCCCTTTAAGGAAAGCGACATCCCCCACGGACAGGACGTTCCACTGGAGTGGCTCTCCCGACCGTTCCGCCTGCCAGAGAAGGTGATGCGCCCACAGCCTGACTACTTCACCTCTCCATTTGATAAGGACAAGATAGACTTCTTCCTCATCAAAAACCAAGACACCTTCTTCCCCCCCTCTACACGCAACAGAATA GTGTACTACATCCTGTCTCGCTGTCCGTACAATAAAGAGGACCGCAAGGAGACAGACAAGAAAGGTATCAAACGGTTGCTGAACAACGGGACCTACACCTCAGCCTTCCCACTTCATGAT TGTCGATACTGGGAGAGGAACACAAATGAGCAGTGTGAGAGCGAACGCTACCACCTCTATAAGAATTGGGCTAGGTTCCTCTGTTTCTACAAGGAGCAGCCCCTCAACCTCATCAG GAAGTATTATGGGGAGAAGATTGGGATCTACTTTGCCTGGCTGGGCTTCTACACAGAGATGTTGTTCTTTGCTGCGGTCATGGGGGTCATATGTTTTATCTATGGTGTGCTAAGCTACGATGATAATTTAACAAG TAAGGAGATCTGTGACCCCAGCATTGGAGGGAGTGTTGTAATGTGTCCACTGTGTGATAAGAAGTGTAGTTACTGGAAGCTCAACTCCACGTGTCTCTCATCCTGG CAATCCCATCTGTTTGATAACGAGGGGACAGTGTTCTTTGCCATGTTTATGGGGATCTGGG TGACTCTGTTCCTGGAGTTCTGGAAGCGGCGCCAGGCCCAGTTGGAGTATGAATGGGACCTGGTGGATTTCGaggaggagcagcagcagctccagATCCGCCCGGAGTTTGAGACCAAGTGCACTGACCAGAAACTCAACCGGATCACCCAG GAAATGGAGCCATACCTACCCCTCCCCAAAAAGTGTGGTCGCTTTTGCCTCTCCGgtgttactgttctgttctgg ATGCTTCTGATTGTGGCCTGTATCACTGGGGTGATAGTCTACAGGCTGGCTGTGTATGCAGCCTTCGCCAGCATCATGAAGGACAGCCCCACTAAGAAGATCCATCTGGTGGGCTCTCTCATCACCCCGCAGCTCGCTACCTCTGTCACCGCCTCCTTTATCAACTTTGTCATCATTATGATCCTTAACTTCTTCTATGAGCGAGTGGCCATCTGGATCACTGATATGG AAATTCCCAAGACACATCTGGAGTATGAAAACAAGTTGACAATGAAGATGTTCCTCTTCCAGTTTGTCAATTACTATTCTTCATGTTTCTACGTGGCCTTCTTCAAGGGCAAGTTTGTGGGTTACCCAGGCAACTACACGTACATGTTTGGCAAATACAGCAGGCTGAGGAACGAGGAG TGTGACCCAGGAGGCTGTCTGATTGAGCTGACCACCCAGCTGGTGATCGTCATGACAGGGAAGCAGGTGTGTGGGAACATCCAGGAGGCCCTACTGCC GCTGCTGAGGAACTGGTGGTGCAGCAGGAAGGCCCGGAAAGACCAGTACAGCCGCTGGGAGCAGGACCACGACCTGCAGAACTTCAGCCAGCTGGGCCTGTTCTATGAGTACCTGGAGATGG taatCCAGTTTGGCTTCATCACTCTGTTTGTGGCCTCTTTCCCCCTGGCCCCCCTGCTGGCCCTCTGTAACAACATCCTGGAGGTCAGAGTGGACGCCTGGAAGTTCACCACCCAGTTCCGCCGGCCTGTGGCGGCCAAGGCCCACAACATCGGAGCATGGCAGGAGATCCTCAATGTGGTAGCCATCTTGTCCGTTGTCACCAAT GCATTCATCATGGCCTTTACTTCAGACATGATCCCCCGCCTGGTCTATCTGTATGCCTACCACCCTGGCTCTGAAGCCACCATGAGTGGCTACATCAACAACAGCCTGTCAGTGTATGACATCTCCCAGATCCCTCTCCTCAGTACGCCCGAGGAGGGGGCGATTCCTGCCTGGTTCAACAGCTCCTTCATCACCACCTGCAG GTACCGTGACTACCGCTACCCTCCAGGCCACCAGAGGCAGTACTCCCACACTATGCAATTCTGGCACATCCTGGCAGCCAAACTGGCCTTCATCATTATCATGGAG CACGTGGTGTTTGTGGTGAAGTTCTTTGTGGCCTGGCTGATCCCGGATGTGCCATCCGAGGTGAAGGCTCGGATCAAACGGGAACGTTACCTCATCCAGGAATACCTGCACAACTACGAGGTTGAGAAGCTCAAGATCCAGCTGAGTCAGAGTTTTATCACTGCCACCAACATGCATGACGTGTTATCTTAG